In Candidatus Pantoea floridensis, a single genomic region encodes these proteins:
- a CDS encoding carbohydrate kinase family protein, giving the protein MEHKLTATLYVVGNINVDLIMGTLDSWPQRGTEVMLNHSELRPGGSAGNCALALEAMQVRHRAVANQGDDGLSAWLASHFPHSAAHWTRYSCETSLTVGVTHSDHERSFLSNLGHIVKLSAQDVLAQLPAEAADGDIVLLCGTFLCLRLYDEYPALLSELRQRGFITAVDTGWPPQGWSDEVRQQVMQWLPLCDWLLLNEVETLGLGAANNLPASAQTLVQQLSGRGGCVVKCGPQGAHCWQAERSISQPARPVTVVDTIGAGDSFNAGFLTALVHQQDLATALQWGIAVASLAISTLPRRYPDWHQLQLSQEC; this is encoded by the coding sequence ATGGAACATAAACTCACCGCCACGCTGTACGTGGTGGGCAATATTAATGTCGATTTAATTATGGGCACGCTGGACAGCTGGCCGCAGCGCGGTACCGAAGTGATGCTCAATCACAGCGAACTACGTCCTGGCGGATCGGCTGGCAACTGTGCGCTGGCGCTGGAAGCGATGCAGGTGCGCCATCGCGCCGTGGCAAATCAGGGTGATGATGGCCTGAGCGCCTGGCTGGCGAGCCATTTTCCGCACAGCGCCGCGCACTGGACGCGCTACAGCTGCGAAACCTCACTCACCGTTGGCGTCACGCATTCAGATCACGAACGCTCGTTCCTGAGCAATCTTGGACATATCGTGAAACTCAGCGCGCAGGATGTGCTGGCGCAGCTACCCGCTGAAGCGGCTGACGGCGATATCGTTTTGCTGTGCGGCACTTTCTTATGCCTGCGCTTGTATGACGAATATCCCGCGCTGCTTAGCGAGCTGCGGCAGCGCGGCTTTATCACCGCCGTTGATACCGGCTGGCCGCCGCAGGGATGGAGTGACGAGGTGCGCCAGCAGGTGATGCAATGGCTACCGCTCTGCGACTGGCTGCTGCTTAATGAAGTGGAAACGCTGGGTCTGGGCGCCGCAAACAATCTGCCCGCCAGCGCACAAACCCTGGTTCAGCAGCTCAGCGGACGCGGTGGCTGCGTGGTGAAATGCGGCCCGCAGGGCGCACACTGCTGGCAGGCCGAACGCTCGATTAGCCAGCCTGCACGTCCGGTGACGGTGGTGGATACCATTGGTGCGGGCGACAGCTTTAATGCCGGCTTCCTTACCGCGCTAGTGCATCAGCAAGATCTCGCCACGGCTTTGCAATGGGGGATCGCGGTGGCGTCGCTGGCCATCAGCACCCTGCCGCGTCGCTATCCCGACTGGCATCAACTGCAACTTTCTCAGGAGTGTTAA